The nucleotide window GCGGGGGCACCCAGCGCCGCGACGCCGACGACGAGACTGCCGGCCGCGCGCCGCAGCCGTGGCGGCCGGACGACCGTCGCCACACCCGGCGGCCCACGGACGACCCCGCCGGCGACGGCGGCGACCCGGGTGTCCCCGTTCCGGTACACGAACGCGTCCGTCCGTAGCCGTCGGACCGTCCCGGTGTCGTTCAACAGTCTGACCGTCCGCGGGACGGTCTCCAGACGGCCAGCGGCGAGTTCGACGGTTGCCGTGTGGCTGCCGGTGACCCGCCTGGGTTGGATCGCGTCCACGACCGCACCGGCGACGCGGCGTTCTCGGACCTCCGCCGTGCCAGCGTCGACGGTGGTGGCGACGGCGGCCGTCAGTCCGCCGAGGCTGACGACCGTCACGGCCACGAGGAGCGCCACGCCGACGACGTGTGACTGTCCGCGGCCGTGTCGGGGCTGTCGGCGGCCGGGAGGGCAGTGACGTGTCGTGCGGCCGTCGGGGCGACGCCGTCGGGTCACGCGACCACCTCGAAGGCGACGGCGGCGATCCCGACGAGCAACCCGGAGTGGAGCAGCGCGGCGAACGGTCCTCGGTCGGCGGCGCCGGCGAACCACCCGGACGCGAGCACGGTGGCCTGCGTGACGAGGTAGAACCGCCGCCGGGCGCGCGCCGGATCGACGGCGTTCGGGTCGAGCGTGACGCTGCCGGCGTCCGAGGCCGCAGACAACTGTGTGAAGCTGTCCAACACCTGTGTCGTGATCGCCAGGACGATCCCGACGACCAACAGCGCCGTCGTCCAGCCGACGACGACGTACACGAGCATACTCGACCGTAGCGCGCGTTTCTCGTGGTACAGCCGGCTCACCTCCGTCTGGAGCGTCTCGAAAACGGCTTCGGAGTCGCTGCCGGCGTCCAGCGCACCGGTGACGAGTCCGACGCTCCGGGCCGCGAGCGGTGTCCCGACGCGGTCGACGAACCGATCCAACGCCGCCGTCCGGAGGTCCGTCTCTCGGCGACCGCCGTGGACGAGGTTGAACGCGAGGTCGTCGACGTCGGGAGCGAGTGGGCCCAGTTCCACCTCGCGGGCGACTCGTTCGACCGCCTCCGGCAGCGGTCGCCCGAGACCGACGTGTCCGGAGACGGCGTGGACGAAGTCTTTGATCTCTCGGTCCTTGGCGTCGTCCAGTCGGGCGCGGCGGAGTCCGACGAGCCCGACCGGGACGGCGAACGCGACGTACCACGCCAACGCCGTGTCCAGCGGCGTGAGCCCGACCGACCACGCGAGACCGGCGACCGCGAGGCTGGGTGTCGTCCAGACGGCCGCGGCGCTGGCCGGATTGGTCGTCGCCGTCGCCAGGACGGTCCGCGGACGGTCCGGGAGACCGTGGGAGACACGGCTGTCTGTCGGCCGGAGTCGCTCGACGGCTACGGCGGCCGCGACGCCGACCGCGACGACGAACCCGGCTGCGCCGACGGTGACGAGTGTCCGTCGTGTCACCGGACCCACGGGGGTGGTGACCGGCTCCGACAGCGACGGCGCGAGCACGCTCACCACTGTCAGGACGACGACGAGCAACGCCGGCAACACGAGCGTGACGACGAACAGCTCCGCCAGCAGTTCCATCAGGTCGGCGTTGCGCTCGCTGGCCCGCTCGCGGCGCCGGCCCAGCACTCGGCTCTCCAGCCGGAGGTAGTTGGAGAGGGCGTCGTCACCCTGTGTCGCGTGTTCACGGAACTTCAGCAGGAACGGGGACAACGCCTCCCGGGAGGGGGTGTCGCGAGCGACGCGACCGAGCCCGCGCCGGAGGCTCCCGGTGAGCTCGGCCGTGTTGAGCGCTCGCCGGATGGAGCGGCCGGTCTCGCCGTAGGCGTCGCTCTCGGCGACGCGGCGGAGCATCGCCCGTGGGCCGTCGCTCCCGGACGAGAGTGCGTCGAGGTACCGCGCGACGCCGGGGAGCGAGCGTCTGATCCGAGTGCGTCTGGCCGTCGCCCGGGCACGGAGGTAGCCTCCGGCCGCGACGACCGTGAGTCGTTTGCTCCCGGTGGCGGCGGCCGCGACACCGACGGCCGCCGGCCAGCCGTCCGGCAGGGGGACCGCCGGCCAGCCGGGCGGAGCGACGGCAGTGACGACGGGCAGACAGCCGACCGCGACGGCGACGGCGACGACCCACGAGAGGCCGTACACCCGGGCGAGGAACACGTCGAAGCTGACGCCGGCGACGAGTCCGCGGTAGCGCGCTCGGTCGCCCGCGTGGCGGCTACCGTCCGCGTGACGGGCGAACAGCGCGTACAACGCTCGGTCGACCGCACGGAGCCGTGTCGGCGTCGGCCGTGCCTCGCGGGGCGTGTCAGTCATCGCCGACCCCCAGCCGTCCGGCGTGGCCCGCCCGGTGACCCCCGGGTCCCGTCGTCGGCTCGTCGGCACCGAACTCCGCCAGGAGGTCGAAGGTCGTCTGGAAGTCGGTCACACCCTCCTCGCGGAGGAACGTCACGTAACGGTGACGCCGGTGGAAGTCGGCCTCGACTTCGTCCAGCGTCCGGTCGGTCGCGTCGGCGAGCCGGTGGAACACCCGGTGGCGGAGTCGACGACGCGTGTCACCCAGCCGCGGGTGGTCGTAGGCGAACTCGAACTCGCCGTCCGGGGTGCGGCCGCCGACGCGGTTCCAGGCGACTCGCTCGTCACCCTTCTCCACGACGCCGCCGGCACCGCCACAGTCCGCGAACGCCCCGGGGTCGGCCGCCAACTCGACCGCCTCGCCGACGTACCGCTCCCCGTCGACACGCCGCGGGAACACGACCAAGTCGATCTCGCCGAGGAGGTACGCCGGCAGCCCACGCTCGATCACCCGGTTGACCAGCGTCGCCGGGTCCTCGGCGTGAGTCGTCCCGAGGACGCCGTGGCCGGTGTTAAGCGTCTCGCCGAACGTTTGGAAGGAGGCGTCGCTGTTGATCTCGGCGATCACTTCCACGTCGGGGTTGAGGTAGTTCGCCTCCGTCGTCAGATCCGCCATCGACACCCGTTTGTACGACCGTTCGTGGTCGCGGGTGCTCAGCGACACCCCCGTCTCGTGTGGCAGTTCCACCTCGCGTGACCCCTCGTCGATGGAGATCGGACGGTCGTCGAACGGGATGAACGGGACGTGAGCGTTGAGCAGCGTCGTCTTGCCGACGCCGGTCGGACCGGAGAACAACACGACTCCCCGGTGTTCGTACAACAGCCACAGCAGCGTCACGAGCTCCGTCGAGATCGTCCCGTCCTCGATCAGTTCGACCGGGGTCATCGGCTCTGCCGCCTGTTTCCGGACGGAGAGGTGTGGGCCGTCCTCCGAGACGACCGGGAGTGCGACCGCACACCGGACCGTCCCGTCGACGCCACGGAGATCCAGGTTCACCTTCGCGCTGGGAGTGGAGGCGTCCAGTTCCGTCCCGTCGCGGGCCGCCAGCTGTGTGACGACGTTGACGAACTGCGACTCCTCGTCGAACTGGAGGTTCGTCGGGACTCGTTCCGGCGTCGACCGCTCGGAGCGGGCGACCCCGCCGTCGCCGGCCGCTCTGTGTCCGGGGTCGGTGGCTGCGTCCGTCGTCACCGCGTCGTCACCGACCGTCGGCGGGTCGGGCGGCGACAGCACGGACGCCCGCGGGACGACCTTGACGCGTTCGCCGACACGATTGGCCTCCACGTCCTCCAACCGCTCGTCGCGCAGTGGAACGGTGAGGATCCCCTCGCCGACGAAGTCCCGGAGGACGTAGTACACCAGGTCGTCCAGTCGGTCGCGTGCGTACCGGGAGTCGACGGGCGGGACGGCCAGGTCGTACTCCGACAGCGCCGTCCGGAGACGGTGGGCAGCCGTGTCCAGCCAGGCGCGGGTGTTGCGGGCGGTGAGTCGGCGAGAGAGGAACTGTCTGGCCCGACGGGCGACGAACTCGTAGCGGTCGTCGACGACGCCGGAGACGTCCGTCTCCCAGATTCGGTCCGTACACTCCTCGATCAGCGCCTCGTCACCCGGGAGCAACGGCGGCTCGCGGACTGCGTACCGCGTCGTGAAGCTGTCGTCCCCCAGGAGGTGGTCCCGGTACACTACCACCGGCACGTCGAAGCCCGCGAACGACACCTCGTAGGCGGCCAGCCGCTCGGCGGCGACCCGGCCGGCGAACGCCGAGTGAGGCGAGAGCCCGGTCGCGGCCGGGGCGAACCGGTCCGTGTGGACGACGAGCTCGCCGTCCGGGTCGGCGGCGTCGGCCACCCGGATCGAGTCGTCCAGCGCCAACGGCGTCGCGTCGCCCAACAACCGGAACTCCCGGAGCGCGTGGTAGTCGAGTCGTCGCCGCAGCGCCGGGCCGGCGTCGACGAGTCGGTCGATGGCCCGTTCGTACTTCGGCTCGAAGCCGGCGTCGGCCCGCTCGACCACGCCGGCGCGCGTGAGCGGCCGACGGTGGGTGCCGCCGTCGAACCGTTCGGCGATCCGTTCGAACGCCGCCCGCCCGTCCGCACACAGCGCCGGCTCGCGGGTCTCGTACCGGAACGGCGCCCGACCGGTCGCCTCCGCCCGGCCGTCGGCGTCCGCCTCGTCGCGCACGTCCCTGACGGTCGCCACGACACCCGGCCGGACGGCGTACTGTGCAACCACGTTCGGCGCGTACCACGCGCTCTGGTCGCCCGGCGGGGGCGGCGGCGGCACAGTCGGTCCCCCGTCCGTCGGCGGTGCGTCCGCGTCGCGCTGGCTCGTCTGTGACACGGGGCGTCTGCCTCGGTTCCCGATTTAAATCTTCGTGCGCCGGGGTGGGTCGTCTAGCCACCGAGCAGTACCTGTCTGGTGGTTCTCCTCCGGCCGCGTGCAGTGAGTCGTGACACCGAGCACGGCCCCGGTGGACGCACTGACGATTCTCGTCGCAGTCGTCGCGCTGACGGCGGTGCGGCGCAGTTCGTCGAAGGCGTCTCGTCGTCTCGGAGACTTTCGATCTCCGGAGACCCCGAGGCTTCCCGTGGGTCGATCGGACACTCCCACTCGACCATCGGCTCGATGTCCTCGAACGGTCGGGTGGGTCTGCTCGGCTCTCGGGACGCCGACCACTCGCGGACGACACGGAGACCCAAGCCGCAACCGTGTCCAACCTCCCGAGACGGGTGCTCGCGGTCCAAGGGCCCGTCGTAGGATGTCGTCTGTGGTCTCTGCTGCCGGGGCTGTAAATTGCTTACCGCGATACAGAACTGCCGTCGTCGGCTCGGATCGTCCCGAGCGACCCGTCGTGCCCCCCGCTCGTCGTTCACCGCTGGCTGGCGGGCCAACGAGGTGAAGTGAGCGAACTCCTCGTCGGGCTCGACGCGGCAGTCGATCGAGCGGGTCCCGAACGGAGTAGCGGCCGACCACACGATCCGAAAGAGGTTACGACACGGTTGTACTACGTGGTCGTATGCGAGAGACCGCACCAGACGACAGGCCGGTGGTGCTGACAGTCGCGGGCAGCGACTCCGGCGGCGGCGCCGGGGTCCAGGCGGACGTCGTCACCGCGACGGCGTGTGGCGCGTTCGCCACGAGCGTCGTCACCAGCGTCACGGCCCAGAACACCCGTGGGGTGGCGTCGACACACGTTCTCCCGGTCGCGGAGGTCCGGGCGCAGCTCGACGCCGTCTTCGACGACTTCGACGTGGCGGCCGTCAAGACCGGGATGCTCGCCACTGCCGAGATGGTGGAGCTCGTGACGGAGTACGCCCGGGAGCGGGACGTGCCGTTCGTCGTCGACCCGGTGATGGTGGCCGCGTCGGGCGACCGCTTGTTGGACCCGGCCGCGGAGTCCGCCTACGAGACCCTGCTCGCCGAGTCGGCGGTCGTGACGCCGAACGCCGGCGAGGCGACGGTACTCACCGGCGTCAAGCCGGAGTCGGCCGACGACCTCCGACAGGTGGGTGAGGAGTTGGTGGCGTCCGGTGCCGACGCAGCGCTCGTCAAGGGCGGCCACGTCGAGACCGATCCCGTCCGAGACGTGCTCGTCCGGCGTGGCGACGACGACACCGAGACGGACACGTTCACCCACCCACGGGTGGACACGGACGCGACACACGGCTCCGGGTGCACCCTGTCGAGTGCGATCGCGGCGGAACTCGCGGGCGGCGCGACGACGACCGCGGCCGTCGACGCCGCGACCGACCGCCTCGCGCGGGCGGTGCGGTACCCCCTCGCGGTCGGTGACGGCCCCGGCGCGGTCAACCACGCCGTCGAACTCCGGGACGAGGCGGCACGCGAGGCCACCCGGGAGACACTGACCGCCGTCCGCGAGTCGTCGGCGTTCCAGGCTGTCGGCGACCGAGTCGCCGCCGCGACGCCGTACGCGGAGACTGTCGACGACGTGGCGACAGTGACGGAGTCGGGCGTCGCGTTCGGCCGCGAGGAGTCGCTGTCGGAGACGCTGCTCGCGGTTCGTGAGGGCACACCGGCGACCCGCGTCGCCGTCGGGGTCACACCGGACGTCGACACGGGACAGTTGCGCGTCGCCGACGGTGTCGCCACGGTCGGGGCGGAGACGGAAGTCGTCGCGGTCTCGGACGGAGCCGGACCGGTCGTCCTGGCGCCCGACGGCGAGACGGCCCGCGAACGACTCGAACGGCTCGGGGACTAGCGGTCGTCCGTCGCGTTCGCGGAGTCGGCGTCGGGCCGCTCGGCGGTGTCGACCGCCTCCTCGGCGTCGGTGTGTTCGCTCGCCAACGGTTCGTCCGGGTCGAAGTCGACAGTGCCGGCTACCTCGCCGATCTCCTCGGCCAGGAGGACCACGATGTCCGACGGCGTGACGACACCGCGGAGTTCGCCGTCGGCGACGACCGGGAGACACCGCGCGCCGGTCTCGTCCAGTCGTCGGACCGCCTCGAACACCCCGGCGTCGGCCGAGATCGTCTCCACCCGGCAGTCGATCGCCGTCGCGGCCGTCGTCGCCGGGTCGCCCCCGGCCCGGACGAGCCGCACCACGTCCCGATCATCGACCACGCCCGCGACCCGGCGGTCGTCGGGGGAGTCGGGGGAGCCACCGGAGCCGCCGGAGCCGGCGCTCACGACGACGACGCTGTCGACGCCCGCCTCTGCCATTCGCCGTGAGGCAACCTGGACGGTGTCGGTCGTCGTCACCGTCGGCGTATCCGCCCGTGCGAACGCCAGTACTGTCACGACTGCTCGTTTCGACTCCAAGAGTGTGTAGGTACCGGCTACCGTCGGCCACACGTCGAGCCACTGCACCGTCGATCCCCTACGGCTCTACGTCCAACGGCACACTCCCGACCGTGTACCCTTGGACCCAACCGGACGGACGCACACGGAAGACGACCGCCGGCCGGTGGCCGACGGCGGGCTGCTCGCCGTACAGCCGGTTCCAGTCGTCGTCGTGGAACGACGAGCAGTCGACGAACAGGGTGATGCCGCCGCCGTGGGCCGCCAGCTGGCCGTCCGTCTTCGTCCCGACGGTGTCGCGCAGCGCACGCAACGGGGAGTCTGCGCGGCGACGACTCGTCGGCACCGGGCGCGTCACCTCCACGAGCGCGGTCGTTCCCCCCTCGCGGTTCGCGCGGTAGTCGATGACGTGGTCCGTCGACACCTCGATCTCCGGCGTCAGGTCGTAGCCTGCCCGGGTCAACAGCCACGCGGCGTCGAACTCCCCCATCGTCGCCGTCATCCGCGTGCGGTCGAACTGCTGTGAGGTGCCCAGCTTCGCCGCCATCTCCTCGCGGTACGGGTCCAACACGCCCTCGGCGAGGAACGACTCGTAGAACGACAGCGCCTCCTCCCGGCTCGCGTCCGGGAACCCGGCCGCCGTCTCCCGGAAGAACCGTCGTGTCGTCTCGGCGCCGTCCTTCGAACACAACACCGGCAGGAAGAACCACGACAGCGTCGGGTACGCCTCCAGCCACGGCTCCGCCTCGTGTAACACCGCCATCAGTTCCCGGTGGCCCCAGTCCGACACCGGCTCCGGCACCTCGGCGAAGCCGTACTTCTCCGTCCGCCACAGTTCGGGCGGGGTCTCCGTGTTCCCCAGCCAGTAGCCGCCCGGCCCGCCGCCCGTTCCCGTCGGCCCCGCGTCACCGTCCGTCCAACAGAACAACGCCATACTCCCGTCGTCCATGTCGAACCGCCTGGCCTCGTAGCCGTCCGGGGGCGCGAACCACGGGTCTCCCGCCGTCGCGCCGAGGTTCTCGTCTAAGTTCGCGTACAGATCACGACGCACACGGTCGTGTGTCCAGTTGCCCGGTCTGTACCGGAATCGCAGGGGCGTCGCCACTGGGCTCCACTCGGGCGGCCTGCCGCTTGAACCCGTCGGCTGTTGTCAGTCGAGTCGTGGGCTCCGGTTCGGTGATCCGTCGGTCCGAGGTTCGTGTTCGGTGCAGGGAGTGACCGGTGGTGCGAGGACCCGGATATCGGGCCTGGCTCGGCGGGTGCGGGACCACAGCCGGCCCGAGAGCCCGGCGCCCGTTTCAGTTCTACCCCCCACGGCACCGCGACGCAGCCTCCGCTCGCAGCTCACCCCGTTCGCCGCTCGCAGTCGGTGCCTCCCCTCGGTCGGGCTCGGACCCCTCCCCAGCCGTCTCGTTCACGGCGCTCACTGTGCCCGTAGAACCGCGAGCACCGCGAACCCCCCGGGACGAGCGTTCGCCCGAGCGCAGTCGTACACGCCGTGTAGCTACAGAGTCGAAGGGAGAACCCTCAAAACGACGACTTCACGTCGTCGGCGAGAGCGTCGGCACGACGAGTCGGCTCGGGGAGCTTGTAGCCGTCACAGAGTCGTTCGACGAGGTCGGCGGCAGTCTCGGCCCCCACTCGGTGTCCGGGGCTGACGTACAGGGGGTTGACCACCGGACGGGCGTCGAACTGCCGGGTCTGGACGGCGTAGCCCAGCGTCGTCCCCTCGGGCGCGTCCACGTCGCCGTCGGCGGAGATGGGTGTGCGCCAGCCCGCCGGCTGGCCGTCGGGGTCGGCGCCGAGACTGCCACAGAGGAGGCTCTTGGCGACGCCGACGGCGGGCGCGTCGACGGCGACGCCGACGTGGGTCGCCAGCCCGGCCTGGCGGTAGTGGACGCGTCCGCTGCCGTCGAAGAGGTACAGATCCGGCTCGGTGTCGAGTTCGGACAACGCCGCGACGATCGGGCCGCCCTCCCGGAACGCCAACAGGCCAGGGACGTAGGGGATAGAGACGGGCGTGACGGCGTGGGTGCGTTCGACCACCTCCCGGCCGCGGGAGACGACGATCGCCGAGATCGCCCGGTCGTCGTGGAACGCCTGGTCGACGCCGGCGACGAGCGGGGGCTCCACGTCGCCAGCGACCGCGGGGTCGGAGCCGTCGACGACCGTCTCGGGGTCGAAGGCGAGGTGGTCGTCGAACAGCGCGGTCGCGGCGATCTCCGACTGGAGTCGCTCCATCGCCTCGCGGGAGGCGTCCGGGTCCGGCCGGAACCGGGGGCGCGTGACGTCGACCACGCTAGAAGCGGCCGCCGGGGCCGCCGGGACCACCGGGGCCACCGGGACCGCCGCCGCCGCTACCGAGCCGGAGTTCCTCGGGGGCACGCTGCTCGCCACGGATGCGGGAGCCGTACGCGAGCCCGATGGCGAGCCCGGCCAGGTGCGCGAGGTGGGCGACGTTGCCGCCGCCGGCGAGACTGGAGAAGCCGGAGATCACGGAGAAGCCGGCGAAGCCGAAGGTGAGCAGCCACAGCGGGACGGGGAGGATGAAGTAGAGGTACACCTTCAGGTTCGGCCGGAGGACGGTCAACACGCCCATCACGGCCATGATCGCGCCGGAGGCACCGAGCACGCCCGCCGTGGTGCCCTGGAACGCACCCACGCCGATCTGGGCGAGCCCGGCGACGACGCCCGCGGCGACGAACAGGGCGGCGAACCGCTTGGAACCCAGCCGTCGCTCCACGACGGGCCCGAAGAAGTACAGCGCGATGCTGTTGAACGCGATGTGGGTGAAGCCGCCGTGTGAGAGAATCGACGTGAACCACGTCCAGACGAACTCCGGGTGCTGGGCCGTGAGGACGAACGACGCCCGCCACAACGGGTCACCGGGGAAGGGGCCCGAGGGGGCCGCAATGCCGACGAGCGGGTAGAGGACGTACTGGAAGACAAACACCACCCACATCAGCCCGAGCACACTGTAGGTGACGTTGCCGCGGAAGTACCCCATGAGACCGCCGGTGTCGGTCGCGCCACGGATCGACGACCGGACGGAGTCGACCAGCCCGCCCGAGCTCGGCTGTGAGGACTCGGACAACGAGTCGTCGAACCCGGAGTCGAACACACCGTCCGGGTCGTCCCACTGGTCGTTCACGCCCGGACAGTCGTGATTCTCCGGGAGCCTGTGTTCCGCACAGAACGTCTGTCCGCAACGGTGACACTGGTACGGCAAGTTCTCGTACTCGCCGCACTCGTCACACTGAGCCATTGTCCGAGTTAGTCGGGCGCGCCCTATAGCCCTTCGGCCTGCGTGCGCTCCCGAGAGGGACGGTCGTCGCCACGACGCCTACGTCTCGTCGTCTTCGTCCCCGTCGACCGTCGGCTCGAAGTTCGTCGGAACCACCGTCGGGTGGTCGACCCCCACCGCCGGACGCCCGGTGTCTCTGGTTGCCATGGCCGAACCTAACGCCTCCACCCGTAAGACATTACCCATGTGCATAACTCATCCGGCGAGGGGGTCGCTATGCGCCGTGAGAATACCGAGGGGTCGCCGGGCTCAGGCGAACTCCTCGTCGTACAGCTCCTGGGCGTGCTCGATGGCGTCGAGGGCGGCCTCGCGGTCCTCGAACCCCAGGGTCTCGACCTCTTTGCCCTCCTCTAAGTTCTTGTAGGTGCCGAAGAACTCCTCGATCTCGTCGAGCGTCTGCTGGGGCACGTCGTCGAGATCCTCGATGTGGTCGTACCGTGGGTCCTCGCTCGGGACGGCGATCACCTTGTCGTCCTTCTCGCCGTCGTCGTCCATCCCCATCAGCGCGACCGGGCGGGCCTCGATCACGCAACCGGGGAACGTCTGGTCTTCCACGAGCACGAGCACGTCGAACGGGTCGCCGTCGTCGTAGTACGACTGCGGGATGAACCCGTAGTCGGCGGGGTAGTGGACGTTCGAGTGGAGCACCCGGTCCAGCACCACGCCGGGCACGTCCTTGTCGTACTCGTACTTGTTCCGCTCACCCTTGAGACACTCCACGACCGCGTAGATCTGTTCGGGCGCGTCCGGACCGGTCTCCAAGTCCTCCCAGAGGTTCGTCATGCGACCCTCACCTTCGGCGAATTCCGTCAAAGTCCTTTCTATCCGCCGTCGTCGTCGCCGGCCGAACGCGTCCGGCCGTAGCGACGCCCGAGGTAGACGACCGCCGTCGGCACGGCGAACACCCAGCCGGTGACGGCGTACCACAGCGCCAACGGCTCCCAGGCCGCCTCCGACCGACGCACCGCCGTCGCGTCCGCGTACAGTGCCACCGGGAGCGCGACGAGCCGGAGGAACGCCGCGAGCGCCCCGGCCGCCAGCGCCGGCCCGCCGACGGCCACATCCACCGGGCGTGGGAGCGACATCGAGGCGGTCACGAACGCCTCTGCGCCCGCGAGCGACAGCAACGGCCCGCCGAGCGCCGTCCGGACGAGTCGCACCGGGACGGGCAGCCCCGCGGCCCTCGTCGCGGCGCCGCCGGCGAGCGTGCCGGCAGCGACGGCGACCGCGACCACCGCCCACCAGTTCGAGGCGACACGCTGGCCCTCGTAGCGGAGTAGTCGCTCCCCGACCGGGAGCCGTGGGTTGCCGACGTGGCGGCTCCGTTGATAGAGGTAGTACAGGCAGGTGCCGGTGGTGAACACCACGGCCCCGAGGAGGTACCGACGGCGGTCAGGCGACCACCGGACGGCGTCCGTCTCGGCGACGAGTCGGGCGTCTCGCGACAGCGCCAACGGCACCACGACGAACCGGGTCACGGCCGCGGCGGCCGCGAGCCCGACGAGTCCGGCCGCGACCGGGAACGACACGGCCGCGGGGGCGAACCGAGCGGTCGCGTCCAGTGCCGCCACCGGCAGCGACCACGCCACGAGGAGCGCGACCGACACCAGAGTCGCTCGGGTCAACAGTCGCCACCAGTCTGCCCCCGTCGGGTCGCCGTCGCGCCAGGCCCGTGGCGGCGCCGGGACGGCGACCCCGTCGTCGTCGTGGGCAGACGCTGTCGGCGGCGGGTCGTCCGGCACGGCGTCCCA belongs to Halobaculum sp. MBLA0143 and includes:
- a CDS encoding rhomboid family intramembrane serine protease; this encodes MAQCDECGEYENLPYQCHRCGQTFCAEHRLPENHDCPGVNDQWDDPDGVFDSGFDDSLSESSQPSSGGLVDSVRSSIRGATDTGGLMGYFRGNVTYSVLGLMWVVFVFQYVLYPLVGIAAPSGPFPGDPLWRASFVLTAQHPEFVWTWFTSILSHGGFTHIAFNSIALYFFGPVVERRLGSKRFAALFVAAGVVAGLAQIGVGAFQGTTAGVLGASGAIMAVMGVLTVLRPNLKVYLYFILPVPLWLLTFGFAGFSVISGFSSLAGGGNVAHLAHLAGLAIGLAYGSRIRGEQRAPEELRLGSGGGGPGGPGGPGGPGGRF
- a CDS encoding DUF5784 family protein, encoding MATPLRFRYRPGNWTHDRVRRDLYANLDENLGATAGDPWFAPPDGYEARRFDMDDGSMALFCWTDGDAGPTGTGGGPGGYWLGNTETPPELWRTEKYGFAEVPEPVSDWGHRELMAVLHEAEPWLEAYPTLSWFFLPVLCSKDGAETTRRFFRETAAGFPDASREEALSFYESFLAEGVLDPYREEMAAKLGTSQQFDRTRMTATMGEFDAAWLLTRAGYDLTPEIEVSTDHVIDYRANREGGTTALVEVTRPVPTSRRRADSPLRALRDTVGTKTDGQLAAHGGGITLFVDCSSFHDDDWNRLYGEQPAVGHRPAVVFRVRPSGWVQGYTVGSVPLDVEP
- a CDS encoding type II/IV secretion system ATPase subunit; translated protein: MSQTSQRDADAPPTDGGPTVPPPPPPGDQSAWYAPNVVAQYAVRPGVVATVRDVRDEADADGRAEATGRAPFRYETREPALCADGRAAFERIAERFDGGTHRRPLTRAGVVERADAGFEPKYERAIDRLVDAGPALRRRLDYHALREFRLLGDATPLALDDSIRVADAADPDGELVVHTDRFAPAATGLSPHSAFAGRVAAERLAAYEVSFAGFDVPVVVYRDHLLGDDSFTTRYAVREPPLLPGDEALIEECTDRIWETDVSGVVDDRYEFVARRARQFLSRRLTARNTRAWLDTAAHRLRTALSEYDLAVPPVDSRYARDRLDDLVYYVLRDFVGEGILTVPLRDERLEDVEANRVGERVKVVPRASVLSPPDPPTVGDDAVTTDAATDPGHRAAGDGGVARSERSTPERVPTNLQFDEESQFVNVVTQLAARDGTELDASTPSAKVNLDLRGVDGTVRCAVALPVVSEDGPHLSVRKQAAEPMTPVELIEDGTISTELVTLLWLLYEHRGVVLFSGPTGVGKTTLLNAHVPFIPFDDRPISIDEGSREVELPHETGVSLSTRDHERSYKRVSMADLTTEANYLNPDVEVIAEINSDASFQTFGETLNTGHGVLGTTHAEDPATLVNRVIERGLPAYLLGEIDLVVFPRRVDGERYVGEAVELAADPGAFADCGGAGGVVEKGDERVAWNRVGGRTPDGEFEFAYDHPRLGDTRRRLRHRVFHRLADATDRTLDEVEADFHRRHRYVTFLREEGVTDFQTTFDLLAEFGADEPTTGPGGHRAGHAGRLGVGDD
- a CDS encoding inorganic diphosphatase, encoding MTNLWEDLETGPDAPEQIYAVVECLKGERNKYEYDKDVPGVVLDRVLHSNVHYPADYGFIPQSYYDDGDPFDVLVLVEDQTFPGCVIEARPVALMGMDDDGEKDDKVIAVPSEDPRYDHIEDLDDVPQQTLDEIEEFFGTYKNLEEGKEVETLGFEDREAALDAIEHAQELYDEEFA
- a CDS encoding endonuclease V, with product MERLQSEIAATALFDDHLAFDPETVVDGSDPAVAGDVEPPLVAGVDQAFHDDRAISAIVVSRGREVVERTHAVTPVSIPYVPGLLAFREGGPIVAALSELDTEPDLYLFDGSGRVHYRQAGLATHVGVAVDAPAVGVAKSLLCGSLGADPDGQPAGWRTPISADGDVDAPEGTTLGYAVQTRQFDARPVVNPLYVSPGHRVGAETAADLVERLCDGYKLPEPTRRADALADDVKSSF
- the thiD gene encoding bifunctional hydroxymethylpyrimidine kinase/phosphomethylpyrimidine kinase is translated as MRETAPDDRPVVLTVAGSDSGGGAGVQADVVTATACGAFATSVVTSVTAQNTRGVASTHVLPVAEVRAQLDAVFDDFDVAAVKTGMLATAEMVELVTEYARERDVPFVVDPVMVAASGDRLLDPAAESAYETLLAESAVVTPNAGEATVLTGVKPESADDLRQVGEELVASGADAALVKGGHVETDPVRDVLVRRGDDDTETDTFTHPRVDTDATHGSGCTLSSAIAAELAGGATTTAAVDAATDRLARAVRYPLAVGDGPGAVNHAVELRDEAAREATRETLTAVRESSAFQAVGDRVAAATPYAETVDDVATVTESGVAFGREESLSETLLAVREGTPATRVAVGVTPDVDTGQLRVADGVATVGAETEVVAVSDGAGPVVLAPDGETARERLERLGD
- a CDS encoding type IV pilin, which codes for MTRRRRPDGRTTRHCPPGRRQPRHGRGQSHVVGVALLVAVTVVSLGGLTAAVATTVDAGTAEVRERRVAGAVVDAIQPRRVTGSHTATVELAAGRLETVPRTVRLLNDTGTVRRLRTDAFVYRNGDTRVAAVAGGVVRGPPGVATVVRPPRLRRAAGSLVVGVAALGAPADSAGVSLAVGGVPDAPRTRLRLRTNVSHEATRHPTGDWRVAVETATPAAVADALARVGSVSRRDFDDDGVPSVVVHVADRRVVFVVHRLGLEVERV
- a CDS encoding CBS domain-containing protein, which produces MTVLAFARADTPTVTTTDTVQVASRRMAEAGVDSVVVVSAGSGGSGGSPDSPDDRRVAGVVDDRDVVRLVRAGGDPATTAATAIDCRVETISADAGVFEAVRRLDETGARCLPVVADGELRGVVTPSDIVVLLAEEIGEVAGTVDFDPDEPLASEHTDAEEAVDTAERPDADSANATDDR
- a CDS encoding type II secretion system F family protein; translation: MTDTPREARPTPTRLRAVDRALYALFARHADGSRHAGDRARYRGLVAGVSFDVFLARVYGLSWVVAVAVAVGCLPVVTAVAPPGWPAVPLPDGWPAAVGVAAAATGSKRLTVVAAGGYLRARATARRTRIRRSLPGVARYLDALSSGSDGPRAMLRRVAESDAYGETGRSIRRALNTAELTGSLRRGLGRVARDTPSREALSPFLLKFREHATQGDDALSNYLRLESRVLGRRRERASERNADLMELLAELFVVTLVLPALLVVVLTVVSVLAPSLSEPVTTPVGPVTRRTLVTVGAAGFVVAVGVAAAVAVERLRPTDSRVSHGLPDRPRTVLATATTNPASAAAVWTTPSLAVAGLAWSVGLTPLDTALAWYVAFAVPVGLVGLRRARLDDAKDREIKDFVHAVSGHVGLGRPLPEAVERVAREVELGPLAPDVDDLAFNLVHGGRRETDLRTAALDRFVDRVGTPLAARSVGLVTGALDAGSDSEAVFETLQTEVSRLYHEKRALRSSMLVYVVVGWTTALLVVGIVLAITTQVLDSFTQLSAASDAGSVTLDPNAVDPARARRRFYLVTQATVLASGWFAGAADRGPFAALLHSGLLVGIAAVAFEVVA